In Bacteroidia bacterium, the genomic stretch ATAAAGCAAACTAGTTTTCCTGCTATCCTATATAAATGATATCCAGACTTTTGTTTATTTCCTGAATTATCCTTTTCCATTCTAGACCTTAAAACAGAATTACCTGCCGCTACCAATTCCATGCTTCCAAGTAATTCCCTTCTAATACTCTCTTCACCATCTTCTCTCATAACAACAATTTCATTTCCTTTTAGTATCCCCTGAATCAAATCACCTTTTCCTTTATAAAAAGCCAACTTAGAAGTTTGAAAATTCCTGTAAAACAAAAACAGATTGCCAACACAAATTACCCAAAAACAAAAAAGCAGCAGGAGCATTGCTCTAGCTTTACTCTTATTTAAAGCAAATAAAAGACCGAACAACATCAAATAAAACAAAACCAAATCAAAAATCGACCATACAATTCCTGTTGTAACCGCTCCCGGCAATCGTTCAATGGCAAATACCAATTCATTTAGCATCCAAACAGACCAATACAATGCTTTGCCAATCCAATAGGAAAAAACTGGGAAAATCCCGAAAACAGACAATGCAATACCTAAATAAATAACCAGGTTAGAAACCGGTATTACTAAATAATTTGATAGCAAAAAGTAATTAGGAAATTGATGAAAATAAAAAAAACACAATGGCAAAGTTGCTAAAGTTGCAACAACAGAAACCGCTGATACAGACCATATCCAATCAAGGAATTTCCATCGAAAAAAAACCATCCCATATAATTTCTTATACCATAACAAAATACCTAAAACAGCGACAAAAGAAAGCTGAAAGCCAACATTCCAAAATAATCTGATATCATAAAGAAGCAAAAAGAAGGCAACCATAAACAAGGTATTAACAGGATGTTGCCGCCTTCCAATCAATTCTCCAAAAACGATAAAGCTTAGCATTAAACTAGACCTTAAAACAGAAGGCGTTAATCCTGAAACAAGAGAATAAGCCCAAAGAACTAGAATTATGAATATTGACTTTATTACTCTACTCCAATTACTTCTATCCAATAGTTTTAATAAAAATTGTAATGCCAAAAATATCATTCCAACATGCATTCCTGAAACTGATAAAATATGCATTGCTCCTGATGATGCAAAGGCCGAAATAACTTCCATATCCATTTCATTTCGAAGTCCAAAAACCAAAGCAGTAGCTACAGAATATTCTCTTCCTGTAAGTCCACCTGATTTAAATCTAAGCGCTAAATAATCAGAAGCCCTATTGGCCCAATCCATATACCACTCCAATTCACCAGATCCAACATAAATCCAATTTCTTGGACCTAATCTCATCGAACGATAAATGGACTGATTCCCAAAGTATTCCTTTGGACTAAACCCAAATGGATTAACCGGTCCCATTAAATCTTTAGTAAAGCTTTCAACTAAAAGTCGACTTTTATAATCAAGTTGGATACCTTTTAAATCATTTACTTGAATGTAAACCAAAACTCTGCCATGCGTTGGGATAAAATCAGAATCAATCTTAACAGCCAAAACTTCAGCAGCAAATCGAAAGTTATCCCTTTTTAAGACAGGCCTTTCATCAAGCTCTATTAGAAATACACCAGAAGGCCTTTCATTAACTACATTCTGCCAATGACTACCACTTCTCTTGTCATTAACTAACTGATTTTGAATAATTCCCAAACCACATAACAACAGTAAGCTAAGCACCCCCCATATCCAGATTAATCCAAAACGTACCAGCCTATTGTATAAAAAACTACTCAGAAAAGAAAGCAAACATATTGCCAAAGAAAATAATACAATATCATAATCAGAACTAATAATAAATACCCCTCCAAAAACAATAGAAGCGCAGTAAAATAAGGAAATTCTAAAAAATGGATACTTATAAATATAATCCATAAAAATTAATTAATAATATATAGGAACAAAAATAATAGAAATTTCAAATACCAACTCAATTGGAAAACTATTTTAATCTACAACATTCACATAATTGGGTTAAATAGGGTACTTCGAAAAAGTCAACCAGGAGGAAACGACCATTTTTAAAATACTTTTTATGCGGGCCCCCTCCGCCCAACAAGCCTTAACAAAGCTCAGAACTACCTGCATGGGCGTTCGGGTCACGCTTTCGGCTGTAGTCCAAGCCAACTCCGCTTAACCGCTGCGTTGGCTTGGAGCTACTTGCCTCTATCGTTGCCCGATGCGTAACCAATCAGAGCAACTTCTGTCCCAACTATTAACTGTATCTATATGTCCTCAAAAGAAAGTCGTGGTATTATTAGAAGAATCATGGCAACCTGCCAGGGAATAAAGTGCTTAAATAATTGAATAAAAATGATTTGAGTGTTTTTTAGGTGACCCTAAATAATCATTAAAATCAGACACATTAAAGACTTGCACCCTGGGGCAACGATTGAGGCAAGTAGCCCACAGGCGCACACGGCGCTAGCCAAGTGCGACGAGGACTACAGCCGAAAGCGTGACCCGAACGCCCTAGTCAGAAAAGAATGGATTATGCAGAAAACCGGGAAGGGCGAAAGGGGGCCCTCCAAATTAGAAAACTGATTTATCCCAGATTACGCATTACAAATTCTTAACTCGGGGTAAACCAAACTAAATCAAGTAGTTCGGATTAGGAATCCTCCTATTGATTAATTTGGGTTTATGATATAAGACTTTCGTATATGAAGTCAAGAGCTTTCAAACAGAAATGAGGTTTAACCCCAACTGCAAAAAAAATGGGGCTCCATCCTATTCGGAGAAGCCCCATTTCAAAAGGTTATTGAAAATTATTTGAACAAGCTAATGAATCCGGTTTTTTCGAAATCACCT encodes the following:
- a CDS encoding ComEC family competence protein is translated as MDYIYKYPFFRISLFYCASIVFGGVFIISSDYDIVLFSLAICLLSFLSSFLYNRLVRFGLIWIWGVLSLLLLCGLGIIQNQLVNDKRSGSHWQNVVNERPSGVFLIELDERPVLKRDNFRFAAEVLAVKIDSDFIPTHGRVLVYIQVNDLKGIQLDYKSRLLVESFTKDLMGPVNPFGFSPKEYFGNQSIYRSMRLGPRNWIYVGSGELEWYMDWANRASDYLALRFKSGGLTGREYSVATALVFGLRNEMDMEVISAFASSGAMHILSVSGMHVGMIFLALQFLLKLLDRSNWSRVIKSIFIILVLWAYSLVSGLTPSVLRSSLMLSFIVFGELIGRRQHPVNTLFMVAFFLLLYDIRLFWNVGFQLSFVAVLGILLWYKKLYGMVFFRWKFLDWIWSVSAVSVVATLATLPLCFFYFHQFPNYFLLSNYLVIPVSNLVIYLGIALSVFGIFPVFSYWIGKALYWSVWMLNELVFAIERLPGAVTTGIVWSIFDLVLFYLMLFGLLFALNKSKARAMLLLLFCFWVICVGNLFLFYRNFQTSKLAFYKGKGDLIQGILKGNEIVVMREDGEESIRRELLGSMELVAAGNSVLRSRMEKDNSGNKQKSGYHLYRIAGKLVCFMWGKCTIKDAMPPEIDILYLQNSAYIKGWENLRVEGLDLVVLGNGISKKKAAYLEQIMKLRRVKILNLAEGGKVVSFQ